A window from Eretmochelys imbricata isolate rEreImb1 chromosome 23, rEreImb1.hap1, whole genome shotgun sequence encodes these proteins:
- the NDUFB11 gene encoding NADH dehydrogenase [ubiquinone] 1 beta subcomplex subunit 11, mitochondrial produces MAALGRCARSLLLLRGSPARGARAGSGPGGGAAAAVVTPPPAARAPRQQQHEEEEEGDMVAALRKNPDYHGFDADPVVDVWNMRLAFFFGISLCIVVGSTFVHYLPDHGMRKWARREAERMVKERERLGLPILDSNYFDPSKLVLPDEE; encoded by the exons ATGGCGGCGCTGGGCCGGTGCGCGCGGAGCTTGCTGCTCCTGCGGGGCTCCCCGGCGCGTGGGGCTCGCGCGGGCTCCGGCCCGGGGGGCGGAGCCGCGGCTGCCGTTGTGACCCCGCCCCCCGCCGCGCGGGCCCCGCGCCAGCAGCAgcacgaggaggaggaggagggggacatgGTGGCGGCGCTGCGCAAg aaccctGACTACCATGGCTTCGATGCGGACCCTGTGGTGGACGTATGGAACATGCGTCTGGCCTTCTTCTTCGGGATCTCCCTCTGCATTGTGGTGGGGTCCACCTTCGTGCACTACCTGCCGGACCACGG catgCGGAAGTGGGCGCGCCGGGAGGCCGAGCGGATGGTGAAGGAACGCGAGCGGCTGGGGCTGCCCATCCTGGACTCCAATTACTTCGACCCCAGCAAGCTGGTGCTGCCGGACGAGGAGTGA
- the LOC144278854 gene encoding caM kinase-like vesicle-associated protein — translation MPWGCLRLREEKNYNSVGDITDKYEIGELLSMKEFCELCLARERRTDRLVVCKRFRKKDGRKVRQAARNEILILKMVSHPNILQLIDTFETRREFYIIQELATGGDVFDWILDLGCYTERDASSLIRQVLEALAYLHSLCIVHRNLKLENLVYHTQQSHAKVVLRDFYLSRFENGAITEPCGTPEYLAPEVIARQRYGRPVDCWAVGVILFILLSGNPPFYAEEEQESGRGQDRQLFRQILAGEYSFDPPYWDEISPAAKKLVSQLLDVDQDQRITAQEALGHVWIAGNVASEKNLKEGVCAQIEKNFAKAKWRKAIRVTTFMQRLRALEPGARPPVSLPEVTVEEPRPRPTEPPNTGRPSEPAEPTKEKTQ, via the exons aTGCCGTGGGGGTGTCTCCGGCTGCGGGAGGAGAAGAACTACAATTCCGTGGGCGACATCACGGACAAGTATGAGATCggggagctgctgagcat GAAGGAGTTCTGTGAGCTGTGCCTGGCTCGTGAGCGCCGGACCGACCGGCTTGTCGTGTGCAAGCGGTTCCGGAAGAAGGACGGCAGGAAGGTTCGCCAGGCGGCCCGCAACGAGATCCTCATCCTGAAGAT gGTGAGTCACCCCAACATCCTCCAGCTGATTGACACCTTTGAGACACGCAGGGAATTTTACATCATCCAGGAGTT GGCGACGGGCGGGGACGTGTTCGACTGGATTCTGGACCTGGGCTGCTACACGGAGCGAGACGCCAGCAGCCTGATCCGGCAGGTGCTGGAGGCCCTGGCCTATCTGCATAGCCTCTGCATTGTGCACCGCAACCTCAAG CTGGAGAACCTGGTCTATCACACCCAGCAAAGCCACGCCAAGGTCGTGCTCCGGGATTTCTACCTGTCGCGCTTCGAGAATGGAGCCATCACCGAGCCCTGCGGGACGCCCGAGTACCTGG cccccgaGGTCATCGCTCGCCAGCGCTACGGCCGCCCCGTGGACTGCTGGGCCGTGGGGGTCATCCTCTTCATCct gctgTCAGGGAACCCCCCGTTCTACGCTGAGGAGGAGCAGGAGTCCGGCCGGGGGCAGGACCGGCAGCTCTTCCGTCAGATCCTGGCTGGGGAGTACAGCTTCGACCCCCCCTACTGGGACGAGATCTCCCCCGCCG CCAAGAAGCTGGTGTCGCAGCTGCTGGACGTGGATCAGGACCAGAGGATCACGGCACAGGAGGCCCTGGGACACGTCtg GATCGCGGGCAACGTGGCTTCGGAAAAGAACCTCAAGGAGGGGGTCTGTGCCCAGATCGAGAAGAACTTTGCCAAAGCCAAATGGCGG aaggCCATTCGAGTCACCACCTTCATGCAGAGGCTCCGTGCCCTGGAGCCTGGCGCCCGCCCCCCCGTGTCGCTCCCCGAGGTGACGGTGGaagagccccgcccccgccccacagaACCCCCCAACACGGGGCGACCGAGCGAGCCAGCAGAGCCCACGAAAGAAAAGACGCAATAA